From Nymphalis io chromosome 10, ilAglIoxx1.1, whole genome shotgun sequence, a single genomic window includes:
- the LOC126771242 gene encoding uncharacterized protein LOC126771242 — protein sequence MWVLLMLALAVAVSAECPRHCECKWRSGKESALCARAGLNAVPPRLDLTTQLLDLTENRITNLRDDAFSSAGLLNLQRLYLSACNLKVIRQNAFRALVNLVELDLSRNRLESVPSHAFESIPELRELRLGGNPITKIKSEAFSSLPHLVRLTLSSCKISEIDPSGFKGLEGSLEYLELSKNKLHVLHVAVLAPLRSLKGLELANNPWDCNCDLRPMRDWMIRKNVPSTVVPDCALPPRLMLQSWDRLDLEDFACLPEVSVSSNNFKGVEGEEVTLVCKVDGVPAPRVRWVRAGRLLANTTLSNFNSGRTFTLRSEGQTSNLTIRSADLQDSGFYTCNAENRAGKAEVVLNLIIEKKPQNKGFGGKALMAGMAVSAVIVLSSCLIVLCAYETRKKRQINRWNEQIVTSNHNDNSYEKIEANLKTNEEVSRVVTSDINRKRGDYRNVPSHDPEDEYEVYGRNEVKDRRQSSTPTDGARWRRADMEPTSTSAGEIVRDLHIPRLSEYNIRNDATPESMQSSKSAGILSGHVEILSENNRFNNNPRSCPRPRLNDRLDNDQSGSDSEKNYPDLIEMSALGSSSYFRSDIKNDPYYFYTIPRRKDGDSRSPLLSSRRNSSGGDSITFIERSYEKSRHGSAGRRSNSFLDLSTGGVRMRRNPSLPASPSREQLSVPSATPLLDLSGLRDYSRTGQPFEDFDFRASQLEKFLEEYRTLREQLSRMKETRENLQRTRAVENEELRSILKGKPSIAVTETSSSVALADAASPLALSPPEYKPQGTRPEWLTTLLYRN from the exons ATGTGGGTGCTGCTGATGCTTGCGTTGGCGGTAGCCGTCTCCGCCGAATGTCCTCGGCATTGTGAGTGCAAGTGGCGGAGCGGGAAAGAGTCCGCACTATGTGCTCGTGCCGGACTGAACGCTGTCCCACCGCGTCTAGATCTGACCACTCAGCTGCTGGACCTAACGGAAAATCGAATAACAAATCTACGTGACGATGCTTTTTCATCGGCAGGTCTACTTAATCTTCAACGTCTATATTTATCTGCATgcaatttaaaagttataagacAAAACGCATTTCGCGCTCTTGTAAATCTAGTGGAGCTTGACCTCTCCCGAAACCGCCTAGAGTCTGTGCCATCACATGCTTTCGAATCCATACCTGAACTACGAGAACTTCGATTAGGTGGTAACCccataacaaaaataaagagTGAAGCTTTCTCATCTTTGCCTCATTTAGTAAGATTAACTCTTAGTTCTTGCAAAATATCCGAAATAGATCCAAGTGGATTCAAAGGCTTGGAAGGTTCTCTGGAGTACTTGGAActtagtaaaaataaacttcatGTACTCCATGTTGCAGTTCTAGCACCTCTAAGATCCTTAAAAGGGTTGGAATTGGCAAATAATCCATGGGATTGTAATTGTGATCTTAGACCAATGAGAGACTGGATGATAAGAAAAAATGTTCCTTCAACTGTTGTACCCGACTGTGCTCTACCGCCACGGTTAATGTTACAATCATGGGATCGTCTTGACTTGGAGGATTTTGCATGTCTTCCTGAAGTATCAGTAAGCTCAAACAATTTTAAAGGAGTAGAAGGAGAAGAGGTTACATTGGTTTGTAAAGTAGATGGTGTGCCAGCACCGAGAGTAAGATGGGTGCGTGCCGGACGTCTTCTCGCAAATACCACTTTATCGAATTTTAATTCAGGCAGAACATTTACATTACGCAGTGAAGGCCAAACAAGTAATTTGACCATTCGGTCAGCAGATTTACAAGATTCTGGTTTTTATACATGTAATGCAGAAAATAGAGCTGGGAAAGCAGAAGTAGTTTTAAACTTGATTATAGAAAAGAAACCTCAAAATAAAGGTTTTGGTGGAAAGGCCCTCATGGCAGGAATGGCAGTGTCTGCGGTAATAGTGTTAAGTTCGTGTTTAATAGTATTATGTGCATATGAAACTCGTAAAAAGAGACAAATAAATAGGTGGAATGAACAAATAGTTACATCCAACCATAATGACAATAGTTATGAAAAAATAGAAgccaatttaaaaactaatgaaGAAGTTTCAAGAGTTGTAACATCCGATATTAATCGAAAACGAGGTGACTACAGAAACGTACCTTCACATGACCCCGAAGACGAATATGAAGTGTATGGTCGGAATGAAGTAAAAGATCGAAGACAGTCATCTACGCCAACTGACGGAGCTCGTTGGCGACGAGCTGATATGGAGCCCACATCTACCAGTGCTGGGGAGATAGTTCGAGATTTACACATACCACGGCTGagtgaatataatataag aaATGATGCGACGCCTGAATCAATGCAGAGTTCTAAATCAGCAGGAATTTTAAGCGGCCACGTTGAGATTTTATCTGAAAATAATCGGTTTAATAATAATCCTCGATCATGTCCGCGACCTCGTTTAAACGACCGTCTTGATAATGATCAATCTGGTAGCGATAGTGAAAAGAATTATCCTGATCTGATAGAAATGAGTGCTTTAGGTTCATCATCATATTTTCGAagtgatattaaaaatgatccttattatttttatacaatacccCGAAGAAAAGATGGTGATAGTCGAAGTCCACTCTTAAGTAGTCGCAGAAACAGTTCAGGAGGAGATTCGATAACATTTATCGAAAGAAGCTATGAAAAAAGCAGACATGGATCGGCTGGACGTCGGTCAAATAGTTTTTTAGATCTTTCCACGGGCGGTGTCCGAATGCGTCGAAACCCAAGCTTACCAGCTTCACCATCCAGGGAGCAATTGTCTGTTCCGTCCGCTACACCTCTCTTGGATCTGTCTGGTCTTCGAGATTACTCGCGTACGGGCCAACCATTTGAAGATTTTGATTTTCGAGCGTCACAGTTGGAAAAATTTTTAGAAGAATATAGAACTTTAAGGGAACAACTTTCGAGAATGAAAGAAACTAGAGAAAATTTGCAAAGAACTAGGGCTGTTGAAAATGAGGAGTTGAGATCTATTCTTAAAGGAAAACCCAGTATAGCTGTTACAGAAACTTCGTCCTCAGTGGCATTGGCAGATGCCGCTTCTCCGCTGGCTCTAAGTCCACCGGAATATAAGCCTCAAGGGACGAGGCCAGAATGGCTAACAACACTACTATACCGTAATTAA